In the Lates calcarifer isolate ASB-BC8 linkage group LG16_LG22, TLL_Latcal_v3, whole genome shotgun sequence genome, TCACTCACcccttttctttcccctttctcctttcacctcccctcctcctctatcCCTGAagccccccccacacacacacacacatatactcacatCCAGCCTCCTTCTCTGCTTCCCCTTcatgctctcctcctcccctccccccgttgctctcactcactctcaccaTCAGTGAAGTAGGCAGGGCCAGTAACTGTGTGGGTGGCATGTCTGGATTAGCGTGGTACACTGTCTGCCATCGTACGACACTGAGAGGACATGCTGATGTGACCCAGACTGATCAAAATGTAGAAATAGCACTTGTGTGGTAGGTACGCCAGGTGTTGTGAATTTAGAGTCTGTTTTGGCAGTTGCATGATTAGCTGAAAGTTTATAGATCATTTTGGCTGTAGTAGTTAGTAAAcatttgtttcttgtttcagtATTCATAATGGATGTGCTTTCAGAAAGGTGTGGTTCAGTGCTGTGGTCAATATGGGACTTTTGTCTTGGTTGTTTCATTTTGGTAAACAtctgaacacacatacacattgttGTACTGCACAATACTGCTATATTGTATTTTTACGGATGTAGTAGCTGTTGTGCTGTTGGGTCTGTTGCTATGTTACTGTTGTGTACATAGGTTGTGATATAAATTTAAGAATGTTAGCTACAGTATCAGAGCCTCAGCTGTGGGTAATAGCACTGTAAACCTAATCTAGGTAATCAATCATCCATTTTATCATAGTAAATAATGAACAGTAATATGAGATGTTGCATGTAGTAACTTATCCgccatttatttttttggttccCTCATAGGCAGCAAGCATGAGGATGGCACCCAGAGTGACTCTGAGAATGGACTGGGCCTGCGTTTTGCCAATCGCCGCCATGCCCTTGAGGAGCGTCTAAAAGCAGCACACGGCCACGTGGGAGGAGGAGCGGGAGGAgcgggaggagcaggaggtgggAGCATAACAGTCAGCGGGACCCGAGCGACCGGCACCCGAACTGCCTTCATGATTGAGTTCTACGACGAGGAAAACCCTCGCAAGCGCCGGTCATATTCATTTTCCCAGACTGCACCCCTGCtgggaggaggagctggtggGGAGGGACTGTGTCCTCAGCCTCCATCTCACCCCAAGGTGTTCAGCATTTCCACCTCTGCTACTACAGCCTCAGATTCAGGTAAgaaaactgtatttatatattcttTGATACTCTCTTTTTTAGCAGCTCTTTGCATGTATTCAGAAATAAAGGAGAAAgcatgttatatatatatatttctactTTGCATTTGTTCTTACTAGGTAAAGTCCCAGCTCCAATACCGGCTACAGTAGCTGTAGGTGCCCCTACGGCTGCCCGCGTGCTGCTCAAGCAGCGGTCCGAGGACCCGAGTATCAGTCGGAGCTCAGCCAGCACCGGGCTGGCGACAGGTAGCCCCACCAGCCCCAGCGAGGACGCCTCGGTCGTGGGGAGAGGAGCGGGTACAGctagaggagaggcagaggatgaCCACAGTGACAAGGGGACCTACACTATAGAACTGGAGAACAGGAacccagaggaagaggaggccaggcGCATGATAGACAAGGTAGGAATGTTCTTGGGGATGTTAGCTacttcatttctgtctctctacctcAAACACATTTTGGTTTTGACTGAAATGAATTGAAAGATTAGGaacttttatttgcatttgtttttgcagtttagATAATAGACTAAGACTGAGAGCAGGATTTTGtatctctctcttcattttggCATGTTGTGCTACAGAGAGGGCATTTTTATTATAAATTTATACCATAAACATCACCACCAGTTCATAATAAAAAAGCAGTTTGCTGACATTGCTAAAATCTCCTCTGCATAACACTGCAACAAAATCCAATTCAGAGATGTggagtcacacacactgcttcacaggcctgttttcttttgattttactgttgtagaCATGGTTTTCTCATCAGTAATATAATCATATGTTGTGACTTTTCATTACTTTTGGTTGTTTGGATAATTAATTGCTGTTGAGTGTATTTTAGTAGAGTAAGCTACATGGAGCATGGTTATTTCTGTCTGATCTGTAACTTATAAGAAATAGCCATCTTTATCTTAAAAGCCACTGTAGTTCATAGTGCAGTTCAATTTGAAACTCATGCCCAGAGAAATGctttggaaagaaaaacaactgggTCTATTGCAATAGTTGGAGAGTTCAAATGGAGGTTATTTGGAGAACTGTTGCTGCTTGTTTTACTCGTAGGTATTTAAGTTCAGATCACTCTAATTACctcatgtgaaaacaaaaacatcttccTCTGTGCTTTCTTTGCCAAACTGTGACCATGAAAGCAAGTAGAATGACAAGAGCATCATTCAAAGTTACCCTGCAGTAGCTCTAAGGGGAGGAATCTgaccaaacacaaactgaccaGAGCAAGGTTAATAGTCTCTTTATTACCTGCTTCGTTGGCACTTTTAGGGTTAGCAAGTCCTTTGAGACTTCTCTTTGTTGCTGCCACTAAAACAAAGCTATCATCTCTCCATTGCTTTGCTTGACCACCACTCCATCCTCTCTGTCCCATTGGTAAACCTAATGCTTCTGTAATAGCCCGGAGAGGCTTGCTCCATCAAGCACTGCCCTGTTTTACTAAACAATGCTCCAGGGAGGCTGAAAAAACCACTGCTGCCCCTGTCCTGTAGCACAGTGCTCTTTCATGGTCACAGAAAGGGGAAAAGCACTGAGAGTAGTCTCAGGGTGAGATTTCACCAACATTTCTTTACTTGTAGGaaatccaaaaaaaaaggaatttaaaaGACTTAAGTAGGTACAGCAAAAGTGTAGATTGCAAAACCATTCTAGACACAAGTTCACTAGGGTTTTTAATTACCACTGAGCAGATTTGGAAGCTGGGACTAGAAGCATATCAAGTTATTTTTAGGATGTTAAGTTGTTGCCAATAAAGGTTATTACACAGTCATAATTTATACTTTACTAAATGACATCTTACAGTGGCACATATCCCTTAAAGTGTTGTGTACAGGTGTTATCATAGGAGGAGCAGTGATATAATTAGTGGGGTGTATTTCTAGTCTGAGTGCATTACATTCAAAACTGGAAGTGTTGTTATGCTAATTCATGTAATTAGCTGACACACTAATTGGCACACTGCTCACAGTCTGTCCGCTCTCGTTCGCTTCTCCCTtttgtggagtgtgtgtgtatgtgtatgtgtgtgcgtgcgtgtgtgagtgattTCTGCTCGTTGCCATGGTACTCAACTATCAAGTGCAGATCGGTGCTTTAATTCAACAGCATCTCCTTTTAGCTGCTCAGTTCACTTTTGTTCATCAAGAGGACTGAAGAATAATATTACCATAGTGTTTATATATCATGAGGGTATTTAATTTTCATTGCAAAGTGTGCTACAATATATCCATGTTGAGGGTGCATACAGAATAAAGAGTAATTGAACAGTATGACTATACATACaatgcatacatacataatgCCTTAAGATTTGCAAGTATTTTACTTCAGCAAAATGTCCATCTTTTGTCAACATTATCcagttttgtttcctgttcctTTATCAATATTTGTAGGTGTTTGGTGTTCAGCAGAACCAAGACTCCTCTGTTCTGTCAGACctgaaaggagaaggaaaaggaaaggagaccggagagacagagaaagaggtaGACAGCTGTACTTCAACAGCTTATTtgttcagtttctttctctgaGTTTATGCTTATTTCTCCCTtggtgtctttctctctctctctctctgcatctgcaTTTCTCTGCCTGTCTTATTTTTACCTATACACACCAGTGTATGTTGCTACACTACTGATGTTGCCCAAGATGACTCATTCTTTGTGAATTTAATTTGGATTAGGTAAATCCATTAAATCCATTAACcattggaaagaaaaaaaaaaaaagacctctgACTCCCAGTGTTTCATTATGCCTCTCAGTATAGGTTCTTTATGTGCTTCCAAATTTCTCAATTTAGGAGCACATGTGCTCCTTGGGAAAAAAGTAAGCGACAAGCCCCAAGACAGTGTATGAGTTAGATGAAGAATCATGGCTGAGTTTCATAATGTGAGTCACAGTCACTCCCATGGCTTGACCACTCTCCTCCCTTAGCCTGCTAATGGGAGTAGGCTAGTCCTCCCAGAGACTGACCTAGATCATACTCAGATGAGGAGAGACACGCTCGGCCCTCCAGGCAATTTCATAAGAGGAAGGGGACAGTGTGTATGAGCATTGACAGCCTTTCTATCAAGTCTTTTATGTCATTTAGATAGATGTCTTTTTACAAGTAAAATGATCTTAAGACTTTCTTGTGGGTTATTTATTGGAAAttcaaaaaaatatgtaaatgtctACATATTAGTAGAAGGAATTGAGAAACCTCAAATCAGCCGTATTTTGATTTCTATGTAATACATGAATACAGGAATTTGTTAATACCACTGCCCTTTATTCCCACAAACTAAATCATTTCCATCATCATGTATTCCATTTCAGATGAACTCATGATCTGCTTTGTATATTCACCACTTTATGACACAATTCATTTACTTaactgctctttttttccccatttttctcACTCCTGTTTCCTTCCCTCTTGTCACCAGGCTCTTCCTGGTGACTCAAGCTGGGTCTCACAGTGGGCCAGTCTAGCTGCAAATCACACCAGGACAGACCCAGAGGGATCTGGAGCAGAGACAGCCGCCTTCCTGCACAAAGAGAGAGGTATACTGTCACTTGACTCTAAGAGAATGACTAGGCATGAATTAAATGTTAAGCCTGATTTTCAGACTTATTTCCCCTTAAAAGCATgtgcagtatatatatataagcagTATATATATAAGCAGTATATATAAGCAGTAAATTTTGCTTATTCTTTGTTCTTTAGGAGCTGATGCCTTTGAGTCTGGTGCAATACTCAGCAGAGATGAATCCTCCTCCAGTTTGACCGACCGTAAGCGCAGGACCCTCCCCCAACTCCCCCTTGATGACCCCCGGGCTAAATCCAGCACCAAAGCTCTGAGGTCTGAAATTGGGGAGAAGCAGGACACTGAACCCCAGGAAAAAGAGAACAAGGGAGACGGGGAGTCCCCAACTCCCATGGAGGACAGTGACATGACCAGTAAACGGAAACAAAGCTCCACTTCCTCTCCATCCAAGGCTCCTCTTCGGACCTCCTGGCAGCACTGAGCGGAGgaagaggtcagaggagaggaaaggaggaggaacaggagcaggagcaggagaaggaggagagaagtcTGGAAAGCCTCTAGTGCGCCAGGGGAGCTTCACTATTGAGAAGCCCAGCGCTAATGTCCCCGCAGAGCTCATCCCACGCATCAACAGAGGCGGCAATGGGCGCGAGCGCAGCGACTCTGTTGGCAGCATGGACACAGCCACGCTCTTGAAAGACACTGAAGCTGTCATGGCATTCCTGGAGGCCAAACtaagagatgaaaacaaactagACCAGAAAAGTAGCAAGACTGGCACCACCGCTCAGGGTTCAGGTTCTGGCTTCCCCCTTCGGACTGACTCCATCTCTCCTGAGTCAGATGTAGACACGGCCAGCACAGCTAGTCACGTGGCTGGAGAGCCAGACAGGAAAGCTGCAACTGGAGGCATACAAAAACGGCGTTCCCTCAGCAGCATGCACCGGGAGAAGAGCAACATGAGCACAGCTTCCAAGACCAGCGTCACTAACGCAAGTGCCCGTGAGCGCTTGGAGAGGAAGACTAAAACAAGAACTGTGGAGGCAACAAGCCGGACTGATGCACGCCGCTCTGCTCAGCcgtcctctgcctcctccagagCTCGTCAGCCTTCACTGGATCTAACTGATGATGACCAGACTTCTTCCTTCCCCATCTCTGATATCCTTTCCTCAGACCAAGAGACCTACTCTGGACCGATGGGGCACTCCACACATGGACGCGGATTAGACGATGCCCTCCATTCCAAACTCGACAGCCGGTCTGCGAAGACCTCCACCAGTGGTTCCTCTAAAACCAGCCGCACTCTCCAGGCGGCCACGACCTCCTCCCTGAACAAGCAGGCCTCACTGCCTCAGCCACGGCCCACGAGAGCCTCCCTCCTTCGCCGCGCCCGGCTCGGGGATACGTCAGACACGGACCTAGCGGATGCAGATAGGGTGTCTGTGGCTTCTGAGGTGTCCACCACCAGCTCCACCTCTAAGCCGCCATCTGGTCGTAAGGGAATGTCAAGACTGGACTTGCTCGCTCAGCCGCGTAGGAACCGTCTGGGCTCCATCTCGGCCCGCAGTGACTCAGAGTGTACAGTGACCAGGAGTTCCACCTCTTCACCCCGCCTGTCAGCCGAGACCGCTCTGCGTCTAGGCTTGCGCTCATCAACACCCACAGAGAACAGACTGACACCCAGGATGAGGGCCAACAGCGTGTCCAAACTGAATGAGGCCAAGACTAAGACCACTACATCTGGATACTGCTCGCCCACAGGTGAGCACATCAACTGCCTGATTTCTGGTTCATTCAGATTTTCTTTGTATATTGTAAATCAGGGTTTGTTACTACTTGAACTTATTTGTAGTTTGCGTGCAAAAAGTCCAAAAAGTCTACACCCTCACACACCTCATTATTATGTCATCGTGTTAACATTTGTCTGTAAACATTTCCACTGTGTTGTGACGTACTTGTGCATTGGTTCTCATCGTCCAGAGAGCCCTCAGCCCGAACCTGAGGGTGGTGATGCAGAGGAAGAGCTCATGGGTACTGTACCAGAACTGTAGAGCCCTCttaggactgtgtgtgtttgtgtttatgtgtcagaCCTGGGTCACAGCAATAGAAGCTACCAAAAAGCTCATCAAAAGGACAGCAGATTATTCATGTTAGCATTTGAAGAGTTTTTATGTCAAAAAGGGATACGCATCACTTGAAAAGGTGATGGATACTTTAAGAAATCATAGAAAGCAAACTCTGGTATGTTTCTGTTGGATAATGTGAAGTCCTTCATTAAGGGCTATACACATATTTTGCAGttatgtttttgaatatttttctggaTGTAAATTTACAAGTGTAGTCTGCAGTGCTAGTGCATTATATAAAGAACTTTCACTGAGTAAGGTCAAAGTATGATGACCCAGCTCTAGCATATGCTGCAGTGTtaactctgtgtctctgtccatAAATCCATCAAGTAATGTTGTGATGAAGACCCAAATGCTCTATTCACACTCTTCtatttctattaaaatattttacatcgGGACTCAAACTGCAACATCTATGAGCAAATGGTTTTGGAACAATGCTCCACCTTGTGGAGATTTTTATTCAATACACCATCACTTAGTCCTTTTCTATTCACGAGAGACTGATAGAGCATGGTGTTGTCTCATCATGGCTTTGAAGCAACTTAACTCGTCCAGGCTTTATTGAGGTTTTATGTTGTTGGAAGCTTTTGTCAGCTGCCTGGGGTGGGGAGTTTTTAGATGAACTCAAGTAGTCTccttgtgctgctgttgctgttgttttcagtgtggtTTTATTATCATCAAAACATTCCTGCAGATGTCCATTAATCAATAACTTAACAAAGTGAGATAAAATACAGTGCTTTGACTCACCAGTCTTACTTTTTTTCATTGctcccattttttaaaaatcttgtcAGAGCAGGATTGGCTGGGGGCTGCCTTAGTAACAAAGCCTCTTATGTTCACAAGCTCATTTATTAACTTCATGAATAACAAATGTTGTAATGGGAGAAAAGTACAGTTATATTGACTAAACAATTGTTCTCCCTCTGCCGTTACCATCACagtgtccagcagcagcaggtggagacgtCTGCCGCCGGAGTACGGCTCCACCTCAGAGGAAGAGTTTGGCTCCAACCGGAATTCTCCCAAGCACGGGGGGCGCTCCCACGTCCGGCCTCATCACCTCGTCCCACACCGCAGCTCAAGGCTCAGCGCCACCACGGGTCCAGGCTCTGCCGCGGTGACGGGTCCGGGCGGAGTCGGGATCAAACATCGCATGAAAGAGCAAGAGGAGTACATCAGGGACTGGACAGCACACAGCGAGGAGATAGCCAGGTATTGATCTGTGCTGATTTGTATAAGACTGATCTATTGATAAAAGCATTTACTGTTTCATGAATCTGTGTGGTGTTGATTGTATGATGTTGTAATGTTTAGTGAGAGCCTACCTTCCTTTATCTTGAAGTGCGTGTGATTACAGGTTATTGTGTATGCAGGTTTCAAGTGTTCATATAGATGTCTATCCTGAGTCCTAAAGAACCCTGTCTGATTAACAGGTTATTCCCCTGTGTGCGCAGGATCAGCCAGGACCTGGCTAAGGACCTAGCCATCTTGGCCCGAGAGATCCACGATGTGGCTGGCGAGATCGACTCGGTCAGCTCATCCGGCACGGCGCCCAGCACCACGGTCAGCACCGCCGCCACCACCCCGGGATCAGCTATTGACACCCGGGAAGA is a window encoding:
- the cep170aa gene encoding LOW QUALITY PROTEIN: centrosomal protein of 170 kDa (The sequence of the model RefSeq protein was modified relative to this genomic sequence to represent the inferred CDS: inserted 2 bases in 1 codon); this encodes MSVTSWFLVSSGGTRHRLPREMIFVGRDDCELMLQSRSVDKQHAVINYEAGTDEHKVKDLGSLNGTFVNDVRIQEQMYITLKLEDKLRFGYDTNLFTVVRGELTVPEEALKHEKFTSGLQLSKKPSNGDTTTATTTSKSPMKTPTKTLKSPSGGASRQGESRAADGVMPLKEPSAKPVDSHRAEERIGGDVTALPRGTPLYGQPSWWGDGDADDENSFKQETKSSTKKHDSSLSVNRLCCQSPPPPLVYCHSGRLGYAIAPAPPFLPTHTLVHSSYKQTTLSLYTLQRSLVNHSLILHSKEARRGEKAKEDGLHAPTAHDSSYFEIPTKEGHMANNGIHEIPTKDTEGSTTHATTAQGHASFTIEFDNTSPGKVTIKDHVSKFTSDHHRSRSKKSGAGSGGTGGRDLSTLQAAMMASESKVADWLAQNDPTLVRSESTEDDSKSIKSDVPVHLKRLKGSKHEDGTQSDSENGLGLRFANRRHALEERLKAAHGHVGGGAGGAGGAGGGSITVSGTRATGTRTAFMIEFYDEENPRKRRSYSFSQTAPLLGGGAGGEGLCPQPPSHPKVFSISTSATTASDSGKVPAPIPATVAVGAPTAARVLLKQRSEDPSISRSSASTGLATGSPTSPSEDASVVGRGAGTARGEAEDDHSDKGTYTIELENRNPEEEEARRMIDKVFGVQQNQDSSVLSDLKGEGKGKETGETEKEALPGDSSWVSQWASLAANHTRTDPEGSGAETAAFLHKERGADAFESGAILSRDESSSSLTDRKRRTLPQLPLDDPRAKSSTKALRSEIGEKQDTEPQEKENKGDGESPTPMEDSDMTSKRKQSSTSSPSKAPXFGPPGSTERRKRSEERKGGGTGAGAGEGGEKSGKPLVRQGSFTIEKPSANVPAELIPRINRGGNGRERSDSVGSMDTATLLKDTEAVMAFLEAKLRDENKLDQKSSKTGTTAQGSGSGFPLRTDSISPESDVDTASTASHVAGEPDRKAATGGIQKRRSLSSMHREKSNMSTASKTSVTNASARERLERKTKTRTVEATSRTDARRSAQPSSASSRARQPSLDLTDDDQTSSFPISDILSSDQETYSGPMGHSTHGRGLDDALHSKLDSRSAKTSTSGSSKTSRTLQAATTSSLNKQASLPQPRPTRASLLRRARLGDTSDTDLADADRVSVASEVSTTSSTSKPPSGRKGMSRLDLLAQPRRNRLGSISARSDSECTVTRSSTSSPRLSAETALRLGLRSSTPTENRLTPRMRANSVSKLNEAKTKTTTSGYCSPTESPQPEPEGGDAEEELMVSSSSRWRRLPPEYGSTSEEEFGSNRNSPKHGGRSHVRPHHLVPHRSSRLSATTGPGSAAVTGPGGVGIKHRMKEQEEYIRDWTAHSEEIARLFPCVRRISQDLAKDLAILAREIHDVAGEIDSVSSSGTAPSTTVSTAATTPGSAIDTREELVDRVFDESLNFRKIPPVISTNKAPEINGKPVELRPRAPDSLEPRALRRRTWNREEAVLDSLLLNSVSQLSTKIRHSVDKTAGKIRILFKDKDRNWDEIESKLRSESDVPLLKTSNKEISSILLELKRVEKQLQVINVMVDPDGTLDALASLGLTSPTTPTRPLTAKTTSPSATSSGSAPPAKESLPEILPGPGGSTASGRVQASSVSTEETARDPGVGLGLAGVGGLPFNRMRPSGEEAIAQK